From the genome of Paracoccus seriniphilus, one region includes:
- a CDS encoding DUF1643 domain-containing protein — protein sequence MITRRHEDGDQRSSAVFSDCLTYRYALTREWGSGRRIAFVMLNPSTADEQRNDPTIERCERRARRLGFGAMRIVNLFAYRATDPRDLKRAAAPVGALNDRMLVEAAQWADQVLCAWGVHGNHMARDRAVLPLLRENTTELFHLGLTQAGLPRHPLYVSYATVLIPWR from the coding sequence ATGATCACCCGCAGACATGAGGACGGCGATCAGAGATCCTCGGCGGTCTTTTCGGACTGTCTGACCTATCGCTATGCGCTGACGCGCGAATGGGGCAGTGGCAGGCGCATTGCCTTCGTGATGCTGAATCCCTCGACTGCGGATGAACAGCGCAATGACCCGACCATCGAGCGTTGCGAGCGCCGCGCCCGACGGCTTGGCTTTGGCGCCATGCGAATCGTCAATCTCTTCGCCTATCGGGCCACCGATCCGCGCGATCTCAAGCGGGCTGCGGCGCCGGTCGGCGCGCTGAACGACCGGATGCTGGTCGAGGCCGCGCAATGGGCCGACCAGGTCCTTTGCGCCTGGGGTGTGCATGGAAACCACATGGCGCGGGATCGTGCGGTCCTGCCGCTGTTGCGAGAGAATACGACCGAGCTGTTCCACCTGGGGCTGACGCAGGCGGGCCTGCCGCGACACCCGCTTTATGTCAGCTATGCCACCGTCCTGATCCCGTGGCGTTAA
- the rpsO gene encoding 30S ribosomal protein S15 → MSITVEEKNRIIKEFGTKEGDTGSPEVQVAILSSRIATLTEHFKTHKKDNHSRRGLLMMVAQRRKLLDYLKKKEEARYTALIAKLGLRR, encoded by the coding sequence ATGTCGATCACTGTTGAAGAAAAGAACCGGATCATCAAGGAATTCGGTACCAAGGAAGGCGATACCGGCTCGCCCGAAGTGCAGGTTGCGATCCTGTCCTCGCGCATCGCGACGCTGACCGAGCACTTCAAGACGCACAAGAAAGACAACCACTCGCGTCGTGGTCTGTTGATGATGGTTGCTCAGCGCCGCAAGCTGCTGGACTACCTGAAGAAAAAAGAAGAAGCGCGTTACACCGCGCTGATCGCCAAGCTGGGCCTGCGCCGCTAA
- a CDS encoding peroxiredoxin, producing the protein MSLRINDIAPDFTADSTEGKIHFHEWLGDSYAIVFSHPRDFTPVCTTEFGAVAQLAPEFEKRNTKVLGVSVDSVEDHVKWKNDIQKVAGTPANFAIIDDTSLAVAKAYDMLPAEFYLPQEGRSPADSATVRTVFIIGPDKKVRLTMTYPMSVGRNFAEILRALDAVQKTDGAPLATPANWVPGQDVIVALSLDDAAAEERYGALDIRLPYLRYAKDPA; encoded by the coding sequence ATGTCCCTGCGTATCAATGACATTGCCCCCGACTTCACCGCCGATTCAACCGAAGGCAAGATCCATTTCCACGAATGGCTGGGCGACAGCTATGCCATCGTCTTCAGCCATCCGCGCGATTTCACCCCGGTCTGCACGACCGAATTCGGCGCTGTGGCGCAACTGGCCCCCGAGTTCGAAAAGCGCAACACCAAGGTGCTGGGTGTGTCGGTCGATTCCGTTGAAGACCACGTGAAATGGAAGAACGACATTCAGAAGGTTGCCGGAACGCCTGCGAATTTCGCGATCATCGATGACACCTCGCTGGCAGTCGCCAAGGCCTATGACATGCTGCCCGCAGAGTTCTATCTGCCGCAGGAAGGCCGCAGCCCGGCCGATTCCGCGACGGTGCGGACAGTCTTCATCATCGGGCCGGACAAGAAAGTCCGCCTGACCATGACCTATCCGATGTCGGTGGGCCGCAATTTCGCGGAAATCCTGCGTGCTCTGGATGCAGTGCAGAAGACTGATGGCGCCCCGCTGGCGACGCCTGCCAACTGGGTGCCGGGTCAGGATGTGATCGTTGCGCTGTCACTGGACGATGCCGCCGCAGAAGAACGTTATGGTGCGCTGGATATCCGCCTGCCCTACCTGCGCTACGCCAAGGATCCGGCCTGA
- the pnp gene encoding polyribonucleotide nucleotidyltransferase — protein sequence MFDEVKKSIQWGQETLTLETGKVARQADGTVIATLGETSVMANVTFAKEPKPGQDFFPLTVHYQEKYYAAGKVPGGFFKREARPTEKETLTARLIDRPIRPLFAPGFKHEVLVMCTVLSHDLVNDPDMVAMIAASAALTISGVPFMGPIAAARVGYANGEYVLNPEVQDMDQLRNNPEQRLDLVVAGTKDAVMMVESEAYELSEEEMLGAVKFGHEQIQPVIDLIIDLAEVAAKEPFDFQSPDYSALYARVKELGEADMRAAYGIRNKSERQDAVAAAKDKVKAALSEEELADPNLGAALKKLESGILRGDIINGGARIDGRDTKTVRPIDSEVGFLPRTHGSALFTRGETQALVVTTLGTGDDEQIIDALHGNFRSNFLLHYNFPPYSVGEVGRVGSPGRREIGHGKLAWRALQAVLPAATDFPYTIRVVSEITESNGSSSMASVCGGSLSMMDAGVPLKAPVAGVAMGLILEEDGKYAVLTDILGDEDHLGDMDFKVAGTENGITSLQMDIKVAGITPEIMQQALAQAKDGRMHILGEMSKALTEGRREFSAHAPRIETMQIPTDKIREVIGSGGKVIREIVETSGAKVDINDDGIIKIASANGDSIQKAYDMIYSIVAEPEEGHIYTGKVVKLVDFGAFVNFFGKRDGLVHVSQIANRRLGHPSEVLQEGQEVKVKLLGFDDRGKVRLGMKMVDQETGEEITEKKEESNDA from the coding sequence ATGTTTGATGAAGTGAAGAAATCAATCCAGTGGGGTCAGGAAACCCTGACACTGGAAACGGGCAAAGTTGCCCGTCAGGCCGATGGCACGGTGATTGCCACGCTGGGGGAAACCAGTGTCATGGCCAACGTGACCTTCGCCAAGGAACCGAAGCCGGGGCAGGATTTTTTCCCGCTGACGGTTCACTATCAGGAAAAATACTATGCTGCCGGCAAAGTGCCGGGCGGCTTCTTCAAGCGCGAAGCGCGCCCGACCGAAAAAGAAACGCTGACGGCCCGTCTGATCGACCGCCCGATCCGCCCGCTGTTCGCCCCCGGCTTCAAGCATGAAGTCCTGGTAATGTGCACGGTGCTGAGCCACGATCTGGTCAATGATCCCGACATGGTTGCGATGATCGCCGCTTCGGCGGCGCTGACCATTTCCGGCGTGCCCTTCATGGGGCCGATCGCCGCGGCTCGCGTGGGCTATGCCAATGGCGAATATGTGCTGAACCCCGAAGTTCAGGACATGGACCAGCTGCGCAACAACCCCGAACAGCGTCTGGACCTGGTTGTCGCCGGCACCAAGGACGCCGTGATGATGGTCGAATCGGAAGCCTATGAGCTGTCCGAGGAAGAAATGCTGGGCGCGGTCAAGTTCGGCCACGAGCAGATCCAGCCGGTCATCGACCTGATCATTGATCTGGCCGAAGTTGCCGCCAAAGAGCCGTTCGACTTCCAGTCGCCCGACTACAGCGCACTTTATGCACGTGTGAAGGAACTGGGCGAGGCCGATATGCGCGCCGCCTATGGTATCCGCAACAAGAGCGAACGTCAGGACGCTGTTGCTGCCGCCAAGGACAAGGTGAAAGCCGCCCTTTCCGAAGAGGAACTGGCCGATCCGAATCTGGGTGCAGCGCTGAAAAAGCTGGAATCCGGCATTCTGCGTGGTGACATCATCAACGGTGGTGCGCGCATCGACGGTCGCGACACCAAGACGGTTCGTCCGATCGACAGCGAAGTCGGCTTCCTGCCGCGCACCCATGGTTCGGCGCTGTTCACGCGCGGTGAAACGCAGGCGCTGGTCGTGACCACGCTTGGCACCGGTGATGACGAACAGATCATCGACGCGCTGCATGGCAACTTCCGTTCGAACTTCCTGCTGCATTACAACTTCCCGCCCTATTCGGTTGGTGAAGTTGGCCGCGTCGGTTCGCCCGGTCGTCGCGAAATCGGCCACGGCAAGCTGGCTTGGCGCGCCCTGCAGGCGGTTTTGCCGGCTGCGACCGATTTCCCCTATACCATCCGCGTTGTCTCCGAGATCACCGAATCCAACGGTTCCTCCTCGATGGCCTCGGTCTGCGGTGGTTCGCTGTCGATGATGGATGCGGGTGTTCCGCTGAAAGCACCGGTTGCCGGTGTCGCCATGGGTCTGATCCTGGAAGAAGACGGCAAATACGCCGTTCTGACCGATATCCTGGGTGACGAAGACCACCTGGGCGACATGGACTTCAAGGTTGCGGGTACCGAAAACGGCATCACCAGCCTGCAGATGGACATCAAGGTTGCCGGCATCACGCCCGAAATCATGCAGCAGGCATTGGCCCAGGCCAAGGACGGCCGGATGCATATCCTGGGTGAGATGAGCAAGGCCCTGACCGAAGGTCGCCGCGAATTCAGCGCCCATGCCCCGCGCATCGAGACGATGCAGATTCCGACCGACAAGATCCGTGAAGTGATCGGTTCGGGCGGCAAGGTCATCCGCGAAATCGTGGAAACCTCGGGTGCCAAGGTCGACATCAATGACGACGGCATCATCAAGATCGCTTCGGCAAATGGCGATTCGATCCAGAAGGCTTATGACATGATCTATTCGATCGTGGCCGAGCCTGAAGAAGGCCATATCTACACCGGCAAGGTCGTGAAACTGGTCGATTTCGGTGCCTTCGTGAACTTCTTCGGCAAGCGCGATGGTCTGGTTCACGTCAGCCAGATCGCAAATCGCCGTCTGGGGCATCCGTCCGAGGTGCTGCAGGAAGGTCAGGAAGTTAAGGTCAAACTGCTGGGCTTTGACGATCGCGGCAAGGTTCGCCTTGGCATGAAGATGGTCGATCAGGAAACCGGTGAAGAAATCACCGAGAAGAAAGAAGAATCCAACGACGCGTGA
- a CDS encoding glycosyltransferase family 25 protein, translating into MSRLGSEVLLSVFDRIYIINLAHREDRRAEMQEQLSRIGLGLDHPAVVLFPASFPPDEGKFPTRGARGCFESQLGVHRAIVKDGARRALMLEDDADFAPDFHALLSAMADDLRKIDWDMFYSVSPLEPGPGDREIGDHLLQLSPEHTFPLAHFVGFSAAFSRRAVPYLEEMQARPNGDPKGGPMHVDGAYCWMRAAFPDLVVLGSRAPLAVQRSSRSDIAELRFWDRLPVLRQLTAAARRSPGVLRFLHWLRRR; encoded by the coding sequence TTGTCGCGTCTGGGGTCTGAAGTTCTGCTGTCGGTCTTTGACCGGATCTACATTATCAATCTGGCACATCGCGAAGATCGACGTGCCGAGATGCAAGAGCAGTTGAGCCGCATCGGTCTGGGTCTTGATCATCCGGCCGTGGTGCTGTTCCCGGCCAGCTTTCCCCCAGATGAGGGCAAGTTTCCGACCCGCGGAGCAAGGGGCTGTTTCGAAAGCCAGCTGGGTGTCCATCGGGCCATCGTGAAAGATGGAGCCCGCCGCGCCCTGATGCTGGAGGATGATGCCGATTTCGCGCCGGATTTCCACGCCTTGCTGTCCGCAATGGCCGATGACCTGCGCAAGATCGACTGGGACATGTTCTATTCGGTCTCGCCACTGGAACCAGGCCCCGGCGACAGGGAAATTGGCGACCATTTGCTGCAGCTTTCGCCCGAACATACCTTTCCCCTGGCACATTTTGTCGGCTTCAGTGCAGCTTTTTCCCGGCGCGCGGTGCCCTACCTTGAAGAAATGCAGGCCCGACCAAATGGAGACCCCAAGGGTGGGCCCATGCATGTCGATGGCGCCTATTGCTGGATGCGCGCCGCCTTTCCCGATCTGGTGGTTCTGGGCAGCCGCGCGCCGCTGGCGGTGCAAAGGTCCTCGCGCAGCGATATCGCCGAACTGAGGTTCTGGGACCGGCTTCCGGTCCTGCGGCAGCTGACGGCGGCGGCGCGGCGCTCTCCGGGCGTGCTGAGGTTTTTGCACTGGCTTCGCCGGCGCTAG
- a CDS encoding calcium-binding protein, protein MFLLASLMGLLMAGMTIDVASDTGKSEDPEDDPDDLKGDPAGDDALLPPYMPDPDEFETDATDPIAGNAPEESTSSRVPGNTGATLDGGHQDDLLMGAEGDDLIRGFEGADDLRGGQGDDTIRAGAGDDWVQGDGNYGAGGNDRLLGGSGDDSLAGQGGDDLLKGGRGHDTLLGGQGDDSLHGGAGNDWLSGHDGNDLLVSGGGADDLDGGNGDDILIGADDRETVWMHGGDGDDRLLPGAGDFAEGLAGADTFLLQPDEADEADLPVIADYDATRDVIHLHLPRGMSEDVLVALRQDRDGSTLIRLNGRPIARLLQAEDLNVEDIVILPYRG, encoded by the coding sequence ATGTTTCTGCTTGCCAGTTTGATGGGGCTGCTGATGGCAGGGATGACCATTGATGTGGCCTCTGACACCGGAAAATCCGAAGATCCCGAGGATGATCCGGATGATCTGAAAGGTGACCCGGCCGGTGACGATGCGCTTCTGCCACCCTATATGCCCGATCCTGACGAATTTGAAACTGATGCGACCGACCCGATTGCCGGGAACGCGCCGGAAGAATCCACGTCCTCGCGAGTCCCCGGCAATACAGGCGCGACGCTGGACGGCGGGCATCAGGACGATCTTCTCATGGGCGCCGAGGGCGACGACCTGATCCGTGGCTTCGAGGGGGCGGATGATCTGCGCGGCGGGCAGGGCGACGATACGATCCGCGCCGGGGCCGGTGATGACTGGGTGCAGGGCGACGGCAATTATGGCGCGGGCGGCAACGACCGGCTCCTTGGCGGATCGGGAGATGATTCGCTGGCCGGCCAGGGCGGCGACGACCTGCTGAAAGGCGGCAGAGGGCATGACACCCTGCTGGGAGGCCAAGGGGATGATTCGCTTCATGGCGGGGCGGGCAATGACTGGCTGTCCGGCCATGACGGGAATGATCTGCTGGTCTCGGGCGGAGGTGCGGATGATCTGGACGGCGGGAATGGCGATGACATCCTGATCGGCGCGGATGATCGGGAAACGGTCTGGATGCATGGCGGCGATGGCGACGATAGGTTGCTGCCCGGTGCGGGCGATTTCGCCGAGGGTCTGGCCGGTGCGGATACATTCCTGCTGCAGCCGGATGAGGCGGATGAGGCGGATCTGCCCGTCATCGCCGATTATGACGCGACCCGGGACGTGATCCACCTGCATTTGCCCAGGGGCATGTCAGAGGATGTTCTGGTCGCGCTGCGGCAGGATCGGGATGGCAGCACCCTGATCCGGCTGAATGGCCGGCCGATCGCCCGACTGTTGCAGGCCGAGGATCTGAACGTCGAGGATATCGTCATCCTTCCCTACCGGGGATGA